Proteins found in one Arachis stenosperma cultivar V10309 chromosome 8, arast.V10309.gnm1.PFL2, whole genome shotgun sequence genomic segment:
- the LOC130946702 gene encoding abscisic acid receptor PYL2-like, with protein sequence MASSSSSSSSSSSAAAAQHAPLLQGLTPEEHAELAQIINTYHKFDPSPNTCSSIITQRIDAPAQRVWPLVRSFENPQKYKHFIKSCNMMKGDGGVGSVREVTVVSGLPASTSTERLEILDDEKHLLSFRVVGGEHRLQNYRSVTSVNEFKEKNDEKVYTIVLESYVVDIPEGNTGEDTKMFVDTVVKLNLQKLGVVATSTTLHAHQ encoded by the coding sequence ATggcatcatcatcttcttcttcttcatcatcatcatcagcaGCTGCAGCACAACATGCTCCTCTTCTGCAGGGTCTAACACCAGAAGAACACGCAGAACTTGCACAAATCATCAACACATACCACAAGTTCGACCCGTCTCCGAACACCTGCAGCTCCATTATAacgcagcgcatcgacgcgccaGCGCAGAGAGTGTGGCCACTCGTTCGAAGCTTCGAGAACCCTCAGAAGTACAAGCACTTCATCAAGAGCTGCAACATGATGAAGGGAGACGGCGGCGTCGGCAGCGTCCGCGAGGTCACCGTTGTTTCAGGCCTTCCGGCATCCACGAGCACCGAGAGGCTGGAGATTCTAGACGACGAGAAGCACCTTCTGAGCTTCCGCGTGGTCGGCGGCGAGCACCGTCTTCAAAACTATCGGTCAGTGACTTCGGTGAATGAGTTCAAGGAGAAGAATGATGAGAAGGTTTACACGATAGTGTTGGAGTCTTATGTGGTGGACATACCCGAAGGGAACACTGGTGAGGATACTAAGATGTTTGTGGACACTGTGGTGAAGCTCAATCTTCAGAAGCTTGGGGTGGTAGCCACTTCTACTACACTGCATGCACATCAATGA
- the LOC130945556 gene encoding transcription factor MYBS3-like encodes MARKCTYCGNSGHNSRTCNHSANKNSHEISYSYLTSGASSSGLMSTIKDNNKGLAWSEEEHRIFLEGMEKLGKGNWRGISRCFVRTRTPTQVASHAQKYFLRQTRRRNTFRSRKHRLTLANEGTRNSDAVVLSHWLASATSTNCTSIQGAAAPDLELKLATPSPSL; translated from the exons atggcaAGGAAATGCACGTATTGTGGGAATTCTGGTCACAATTCAAGGACTTGCAACCACA GtgcaaataaaaattcacaTGAAATATCTTATTCTTACTTAACCTCCGGTGCCAGCAGTAGTGGTCTTATGTCAACGATCAAAGACAATAACAAAG GATTGGCATGGAGTGAGGAGGAGCACCGTATATTCCTAGAGGggatggagaagctggggaagGGTAACTGGAGAGGCATATCCAGATGTTTTGTGAGAACAAGAACACCCACTCAAGTGGCCAGCCATGCACAAAAGTATTTTCTCCGTCAGACTCGCCGGCGGAACACTTTCAGATCAAGAAAACACCGCCTCACCCTAGCAAATGAGGGCACTAGGAATAGCGATGCCGTTGTTCTATCTCACTGGCTTGCCTCTGCAACTTCAACAAATTGCACCTCAATTCAAGGCGCAGCAGCTCCTGATTTAGAATTGAAACTTGCAACTCCCTCTCCCTCCCTCTAA
- the LOC130944955 gene encoding ferrochelatase-2, chloroplastic — MTMNAASYSSVVSHSAFRSLDTKLSPSSSGIPSLIRVTCHSDCNKSTSQASLLSCRSSNNGWKGMLGGTSSWDTLPRRNLIGQTSYSVSITTYGGVAIESPSHIAEEKVGVLLLNLGGPETLNDVQPFLFNLFADPDIIRLPRLFQFLQRPLAKLISVLRAPKSKEGYAAIGGGSPLRKITDDQALALKEALDAKGLSSNVYIGMRYWYPFTEEAVHQIKRDGITRLVVLPLYPQFSISTTGSSIRVLQHMFREDASLSKLPVSIINSWYQRQGYIKSMADLIEKELQSFSEPKEAMIFFSAHGVPVSYVEDAGDPYRDQMEECIYLIMQELKARGINNEHTLAYQSRVGPVQWLKPYTDETLVELGQKGVRSLLAVPVSFVSEHIETLEEIDMEYRELALESGIKNWARVPALGLTPSFITDLADAVIEALPSAKALYASTSTSEEEHDPLRYLVKMFFGSILAFILFLSPRMITAFRNLI, encoded by the exons ATGACCATGAACGCCGCCTCTTATTCTTCCGTTGTTTCGCATTCTGCTTTCCGAAGTTTGGATACCAAGCTTTCTCC GTCATCTTCTGGTATCCCAAGTCTTATTCGTGTCACTTGTCATTCGGATTGTAACAAGTCTACATCACAAGCATCCTTACTTTCGTGTCGTAGCTCAAATAATGGATGGAAGGGCATGCTTGGTGGAACTTCTTCTTGGGATACCCTTCCCAGGAGGAACCTAATTGGTCAAACTTCTTATTCTGTGAGTATAACCACATATGGAGGGGTTGCTATAGAATCTCCTTCTCATATTGCAGAAGAAAAAGTTGGGGTACTGCTTCTCAATCTAGGAGGACCAGAGACGCTGAATGATGTTCAGCCTTTTCTGTTCAATCTCTTTGCTGATCCT GATATCATCCGTCTTCCAAGGCTGTTTCAGTTTCTTCAGCGACCACTTGCAAAATTGATTTCTGTACTTCGGGCTCCTAAATCCAAGGAAGGATATGCTGCAATTGGTGGGGGCTCTCCTTTACGCAAAATCACTGATGATCAG GCACTTGCACTTAAAGAGGCTTTGGACGCAAAGGGCCTCTCCTCAAATGTCTACATTGGGATGCGGTACTGGTATCCATTCACTGAGGAAGCAGTTCATCAA ATTAAGAGAGATGGAATAACAAGGCTTGTGGTGCTACCGCTTTATCCCCAGTTCTCTATTTCCACTACTGGGTCTAGCATCCGTGTTCTACAGCATATGTTCCG GGAAGATGCTTCTTTGTCCAAGCTTCCTGTTTCCATTATAAATTCTTGGTATCAACGACAAGGTTACATCAAGTCAATGGCTGATTTAATCGAGAAGGAGCTACAGAGCTTTTCTGAACCGAAGGAG GCAATGATATTTTTTAGCGCCCATGGTGTACCTGTCAGTTATGTTGAGGATGCTGGTGATCCATACCGCGATCAAATGGAGGAGTGCATCTACTTGATCATGCAGGAGTTGAAAGCTAGAGGAATTAACAATGAGCACACTCTTGCTTATCAG AGTCGAGTGGGCCCGGTACAGTGGTTGAAACCATATACAGATGAAACTCTCGTTGAGCTTGGTCAGAAAGGTGTGAGGAGTCTTTTAGCTGTTCCAGTGAG TTTTGTGAGTGAGCACATAGAGACCCTTGAAGAAATTGACATGGAGTACAGGGAGTTGGCTCTTGAATCTGGCATCAAGAATTGGGCGCGTGTTCCTGCTCTTGGTCTCACCCCTTCCTTCATTACAGACCTGGCAGATGCAGTGATAGAAGCTCTTCCATCTGCAAAAGCATTGTATGCATCTACCAGCACTTCTGAAGAAGAGCATGACCCACTTAGATACTTGGTCAAGATGTTCTTTGGTTCGATATTGGCATTCATCTTGTTTCTGTCACCTAGAATGATAACGGCATTCAGGAATCTAATCTAG
- the LOC130944977 gene encoding uncharacterized protein LOC130944977 — protein MEGVEGEGSGGGGGQRYSLKASRINNEDILMCVDVDPQCLVEMKFSGANGRPLTRLDSIRQAIVLFVNAKLAINPEHRFAFATLSNSISWLRKEFSSEIESTIAAVRALSATSSTTSQPDLTNLFRLAAHEAKKSRMQGRILRVILFYCRSNIRPQHQWPVNQKVFTLDVMYLHDKPGPDNCPQEVYDTLVEALEHVSEYEGYILESGQGLARVLFRHVLVLLSHPQQRCIQEYLDIPKSLTKKAPQPEPMATEDSVPGSSQ, from the exons ATGGAAGGGGTAGAAGGAGAAGGGAGCGGCGGCGGTGGTGGCCAGAGGTACAGTTTGAAAGCGTCGCGAATCAACAACGAAGATATTCTGATGTGCGTGGATGTGGATCCTCAGTGCCTGGTTGAGATGAAGTTTTCCGGCGCCAATGGCAGGCCCCTCACCCGATTGGACTCTATTAGACAAGCCATCGTTCTCTTCGTCAACGCCAAGCTCGCCATCAACCCCGAACACCGCTTTGCTTTCGCCACTCTCTCTAATTCCATCTCTTGG CTTAGAAAAGAGTTTAGCAGTGAAATTGAGTCAACAATTGCAGCAGTGAGGGCGCTTTCGGCTACTTCCTCAACCACTTCTCAACCGGATCTTACTAACTTGTTCCGACTTGCTGCTCATGAAGCTAAGAAATCCCGCATGCAGGGTCGCATTCTAAGAGTG ATTCTATTCTACTGCAGATCAAATATACGGCCGCAGCATCAATGGCCGGTGAACCAGAAGGTCTTCACTTTGGATGTGATGTACCTTCATGACAAACCAGGACCAGACAACTGTCCCCAGGAGGTGTATGATACACTGGTGGAAGCTCTTGAACATGTTAGTGAATATGAGGGTTACATATTGGAGAGTGGGCAAGGCTTGGCGCGCGTTCTTTTCCGGCACGTTTTGGTACTTTTGTCACATCCGCAGCAGCGCTGCATCCAAGAGTATCTTGACATACCTAAGTCACTTACAAAGAAGGCTCCTCAGCCAGAGCCTATGGCTACTGAAGATAGTGTACCAGGATCCAGTCAGTGA